From the genome of Lentisphaera araneosa HTCC2155, one region includes:
- a CDS encoding DUF1552 domain-containing protein: MKTNINRRHFLRGAGAMITLPALESLGYDSRLSSRVQKPATPPNRLLFMSIGFGVTDKTWFPNINDTGSDYKLSKGLKPLERHKNDMAIIQGCQHQYSNEAHWGSTFWLTGANRYAVPGQKFHNTISADQVAARQFGKNTRFSSIQIDSKRANNEGHGPGLSLAWNDQGKPVAGLDSADKLFHALFSEDTLPLPERQKAIAKKRSVLDAVLTDAKGIQRGLSKGDTDKLNEYYQSIRDIEVRLAKDEKWLDVPKTAAPLSEPRAGLEGIDEIKVMYDLMVAAIQTDNTRVLTYRLPGQALLNSLGYEVSSHNVSHYSPGDREEASKQRDLAHSKLLAGLMDKLKAVKEPDGSSLFDHTLLAFGSNIRSIHHLDNCPTLIAGGNKNLKLGQHIAAKKDTPLNNVWLSMLQASGVKVNSHGDSTGTIKELMA, from the coding sequence ATGAAGACAAATATCAACCGCCGCCATTTTTTACGTGGTGCTGGTGCAATGATTACTTTGCCGGCACTAGAATCCCTAGGCTATGACAGCCGTTTATCCAGTCGCGTTCAAAAGCCGGCCACGCCCCCAAATCGTCTACTTTTTATGAGTATCGGCTTTGGTGTAACTGACAAGACATGGTTTCCCAATATTAATGATACTGGCTCCGATTATAAATTATCTAAGGGGCTTAAACCGCTTGAACGTCACAAAAATGACATGGCAATTATACAGGGTTGTCAACATCAATATTCTAATGAAGCGCATTGGGGCAGTACTTTCTGGCTCACAGGTGCTAATCGTTATGCAGTTCCGGGTCAAAAGTTTCATAACACGATTTCTGCAGATCAGGTTGCAGCTAGACAATTTGGCAAGAATACACGCTTCTCCTCCATTCAGATTGATAGTAAACGTGCCAATAACGAGGGTCATGGGCCGGGTCTTTCCTTAGCATGGAATGATCAAGGTAAACCGGTAGCTGGTCTCGATAGTGCAGATAAACTTTTCCATGCGCTCTTTTCAGAAGACACTTTACCTTTGCCCGAGCGTCAGAAAGCGATTGCCAAGAAACGCAGCGTCCTTGATGCCGTACTGACTGATGCTAAAGGCATACAACGTGGGCTCAGTAAGGGTGATACAGATAAATTGAATGAGTACTACCAGAGTATTCGCGATATTGAAGTTCGTCTCGCCAAAGATGAGAAGTGGCTCGATGTCCCAAAAACAGCCGCACCGCTTTCGGAACCTAGAGCTGGCTTGGAAGGTATAGATGAAATAAAAGTCATGTACGACCTCATGGTGGCGGCTATTCAAACCGATAATACACGTGTTCTAACTTATCGTCTTCCCGGGCAAGCTTTACTCAATAGCCTTGGTTATGAAGTAAGTTCCCACAATGTGAGCCACTATTCTCCGGGTGATCGTGAGGAAGCCTCTAAACAGCGCGACTTAGCTCATTCTAAACTTCTCGCGGGACTCATGGATAAACTCAAAGCAGTGAAAGAACCCGATGGATCAAGCCTTTTTGATCACACTCTATTGGCTTTTGGTTCTAATATCCGTTCAATTCACCATTTGGATAACTGCCCGACATTAATTGCCGGTGGTAATAAAAATCTCAAGCTCGGTCAGCATATTGCGGCTAAAAAAGATACTCCACTTAATAATGTATGGCTCAGTATGCTTCAGGCCTCCGGTGTGAAGGTCAATAGCCACGGCGATAGCACTGGAACGATTAAGGAGCTCATGGCATGA
- a CDS encoding DUF1592 domain-containing protein: MKKLTSTLSCLFIGLSMQAAPPQAILAEKNFDFLANYCLNCHDEEKQEGKINLEDLDFHIKTIEQAETWQKVLNVMNSGEMPPEDKKQPKNDEKAEFLDELALTMVKAREVLSDSGGKITMRRLNRREYQNTMQEILGVTVDVEALPEDGGGGAYDTSGSTQFLSSDQFEQYLKMGKTAVLEAFKLRENKAFSSPMVFRVEPEETVNPFLYNELEEMDDIYLNYKAWIAEVDQVAALPENKKIMDELKKEDPKLVPGNIEFYRQANKLKGMPNPNKYGFRDHRRATFGNLVKNRSYAYFKHYLDLPHNDRGTYLKNVWGTNRILIKPPEGTLRPGKYKVRIKAGVVEGSEDFRHFIQLGHPQRTNHVRSGLADVMSTHHVSGSIENPNLIETEINISSSTPHEFAIQERQPSKNTALRKIYEATKKKNGYGLPPSIWVDWIEIEGPIAQKETTLDKTLKSHPVISSTNSHTAMTEFKQVRKFLTAFAKSAMRGREPSEKYIDQLMEIYDGERRNKEQLRVNWRKLVPSLAEPISIILASPGFIYLNEPGQDESRRALNDRELAVRLSYFLWSSPPDEELLKLVEEKKLRDPQILKQQVDRLITDPRADKFVAGLVHQWLDMKRLDFFQFNVALHRDFDDSTREAARQEVYQSFSHLMRGNEGGELGKLIKSDYVMVNGLLGTYYGLDGVEGDEFRKVKLPADSPRGGLLGTAAISAMGSDGLESSPVERGAWVLRHLLHQPPPPAPANVPQLSEVKGDKLTTRQKLLAHQAEPQCASCHRKIDPIGFGMENFSASGKWRTEEHFHAKGKKAMTWKIDPSGKFHKGPKFASFLEMRDRIYDEQDDFARGFTEALISYGLGRSYAFTDQELASQIVASAKKNNYAVSDFIHSLVQTEQFKSK; encoded by the coding sequence ATGAAAAAATTAACTAGTACATTGTCGTGCTTATTTATTGGTTTAAGTATGCAAGCGGCTCCACCTCAAGCTATTTTAGCCGAGAAAAACTTCGATTTCCTCGCCAATTACTGTCTCAATTGTCACGATGAGGAAAAGCAGGAAGGTAAAATTAACCTTGAGGATCTGGATTTTCATATCAAGACCATTGAGCAGGCTGAGACCTGGCAAAAAGTCCTCAATGTTATGAATTCGGGTGAAATGCCTCCGGAAGATAAAAAACAGCCAAAGAATGATGAAAAGGCTGAGTTCCTGGATGAACTGGCACTCACTATGGTAAAAGCGCGTGAAGTTCTTTCCGATTCAGGTGGAAAAATCACCATGCGTCGCCTCAATCGTCGTGAATATCAGAACACTATGCAGGAGATCTTGGGAGTAACGGTGGATGTTGAAGCCCTGCCGGAAGATGGTGGCGGAGGTGCTTACGATACTTCGGGCTCCACTCAGTTCCTATCAAGTGATCAGTTTGAGCAGTACCTAAAAATGGGAAAAACCGCCGTTTTAGAGGCCTTTAAACTTCGTGAGAATAAGGCCTTTAGCAGCCCCATGGTCTTTCGTGTCGAGCCCGAGGAAACGGTAAATCCCTTTCTTTACAATGAGTTAGAGGAGATGGATGATATTTACCTCAACTACAAAGCCTGGATAGCAGAAGTCGATCAAGTTGCCGCTTTACCTGAAAACAAAAAAATAATGGATGAACTAAAAAAAGAAGACCCTAAGCTCGTCCCCGGTAACATAGAATTTTATCGACAAGCAAACAAACTTAAAGGAATGCCGAACCCCAACAAGTATGGCTTCCGCGATCATAGGCGAGCCACTTTTGGCAACCTCGTTAAAAATAGATCCTATGCTTACTTTAAACACTACCTAGATTTACCTCATAATGATCGAGGAACTTACTTGAAAAACGTATGGGGAACCAATCGGATTTTGATTAAGCCACCGGAAGGGACTCTTAGACCAGGTAAGTATAAAGTGCGTATCAAAGCTGGCGTTGTTGAAGGATCGGAAGACTTCCGCCATTTTATTCAGCTCGGCCACCCACAGAGAACAAACCATGTGCGTTCAGGCCTTGCTGACGTTATGAGTACTCACCACGTTTCAGGAAGTATAGAGAACCCCAATCTCATCGAAACAGAAATTAATATTTCAAGTAGTACACCCCATGAGTTTGCCATTCAGGAACGCCAGCCAAGTAAGAACACGGCTCTAAGAAAAATTTATGAGGCAACTAAGAAAAAGAATGGTTATGGCCTTCCTCCTTCAATTTGGGTTGACTGGATTGAAATAGAAGGACCCATTGCTCAAAAAGAAACTACTTTGGATAAGACTTTAAAATCGCATCCTGTTATTTCCTCTACAAATAGTCATACGGCTATGACTGAATTTAAGCAGGTTCGCAAGTTTTTGACAGCATTTGCGAAATCCGCAATGCGCGGTCGTGAACCCTCGGAAAAATACATTGATCAGCTCATGGAAATTTATGATGGAGAAAGAAGAAACAAGGAACAGTTACGCGTAAATTGGAGAAAGTTAGTTCCTTCACTAGCTGAGCCTATAAGTATTATTTTGGCTTCACCGGGTTTTATCTACCTCAACGAACCGGGTCAGGATGAGTCACGTCGTGCTTTGAATGATCGTGAATTAGCCGTGCGTTTATCCTACTTCCTTTGGAGCAGTCCACCGGATGAAGAATTACTCAAACTCGTAGAAGAGAAAAAATTGCGTGATCCGCAAATTTTGAAACAGCAGGTAGATCGCCTCATTACTGACCCTCGTGCAGATAAATTTGTCGCCGGTTTAGTTCACCAATGGCTCGATATGAAGCGCCTCGACTTCTTCCAGTTCAATGTGGCCTTGCACAGAGATTTTGATGATAGTACCCGTGAGGCAGCTCGTCAAGAAGTTTATCAATCCTTTTCCCACCTCATGCGTGGCAATGAGGGTGGTGAACTCGGCAAGCTCATCAAAAGTGACTATGTAATGGTCAATGGACTGCTCGGTACTTATTATGGACTCGATGGCGTGGAAGGCGATGAATTCCGCAAAGTTAAATTACCAGCTGACTCACCTCGTGGTGGTCTACTAGGTACGGCAGCGATCAGTGCCATGGGTAGTGATGGTCTGGAATCCAGCCCCGTGGAACGCGGTGCCTGGGTACTCCGCCACTTGCTTCATCAGCCACCACCTCCTGCACCAGCCAATGTCCCGCAACTTTCTGAAGTTAAGGGAGATAAGCTCACCACACGCCAAAAACTTTTAGCCCATCAGGCGGAACCTCAATGTGCCAGCTGTCACCGCAAGATCGACCCCATCGGCTTTGGTATGGAGAACTTCAGTGCTTCGGGTAAATGGCGTACAGAAGAGCATTTCCATGCTAAAGGAAAAAAAGCGATGACCTGGAAGATCGATCCTTCCGGTAAATTCCACAAGGGACCAAAATTTGCCAGCTTCTTGGAAATGCGTGACCGCATTTACGACGAGCAAGACGATTTTGCCCGCGGTTTTACCGAGGCCTTAATCTCTTATGGCTTAGGGCGTTCTTATGCCTTTACCGATCAGGAACTCGCCTCGCAAATTGTGGCTTCCGCAAAAAAGAATAACTACGCCGTGAGTGACTTTATCCACAGCCTAGTTCAAACTGAACAATTTAAATCCAAGTGA
- a CDS encoding carbohydrate binding domain-containing protein, which translates to MFKLFIVMSLLCVSSLHAENLFAKFDVKKDWKIKRTDEYSKIKPTYKKGAIGFVTKHTSESYYFRISTEKELKTGQTYDLSFNAQAKGEGDIYVSYAARPPKGKIQVLGLRTIFSAAPQWKTYKCTFTVPEKKESNAVASFIVSIGEFKGQFNLKDLKLVKSDHTGKISKKGLIEELK; encoded by the coding sequence ATGTTTAAGTTATTTATAGTTATGAGCTTACTTTGTGTAAGCTCACTTCATGCAGAAAATTTATTTGCTAAATTTGATGTCAAAAAGGATTGGAAAATTAAAAGAACAGATGAGTACTCAAAAATCAAACCCACCTACAAAAAGGGGGCGATTGGCTTTGTTACCAAACATACTTCAGAGAGTTACTATTTTAGGATTTCTACAGAAAAAGAGTTGAAAACAGGGCAGACTTATGACTTGTCCTTTAACGCACAGGCCAAAGGAGAAGGTGATATTTATGTTTCTTATGCAGCTCGTCCCCCTAAAGGTAAAATTCAAGTTTTAGGTTTAAGAACCATCTTTAGTGCAGCTCCGCAATGGAAGACCTATAAGTGCACTTTTACAGTTCCTGAGAAAAAAGAGTCAAATGCCGTAGCGAGTTTCATTGTTTCTATTGGGGAATTTAAGGGACAGTTCAACTTAAAAGACCTCAAATTAGTCAAGTCTGATCACACAGGGAAGATCTCTAAAAAGGGCTTAATCGAAGAACTTAAGTAA
- a CDS encoding carbohydrate binding domain-containing protein: protein MKGFKYVKTFNDEGQISFTIKQASEANNLRMTIAKELQVGQTYHLSFTAIAKGQGQVSVGYGTESIQSKKLKPQQLGLKRSFTTKKEPQSYKCTFKVSKKIDAQAKAVFDFSLGAFQGDLIFKDFKLVQVPNPRKIHGKGVIEQVKAPTSVPVQAKKPTLTKAEKVKAERAAKFAKLKAEKAAKAAKRAEAAKAAEAAKRAEAAKSNEAEQAAPEKDEAISPKKVFINI from the coding sequence TTGAAAGGTTTTAAGTATGTAAAAACTTTTAATGATGAGGGACAAATTTCTTTCACAATTAAGCAAGCCTCAGAAGCCAATAATTTAAGAATGACAATTGCTAAAGAATTACAGGTGGGGCAAACTTATCATTTATCTTTCACGGCAATTGCTAAAGGTCAAGGGCAAGTATCTGTAGGTTATGGAACTGAATCAATACAAAGTAAAAAACTTAAGCCGCAACAATTGGGCTTGAAGAGGAGCTTTACTACAAAAAAAGAGCCGCAGTCTTACAAATGTACTTTTAAAGTTTCGAAGAAAATTGATGCACAGGCAAAAGCTGTTTTCGATTTTTCTCTAGGGGCCTTCCAAGGAGATTTAATTTTCAAAGATTTTAAACTTGTGCAAGTCCCAAATCCGAGGAAAATTCATGGAAAGGGAGTCATTGAACAAGTAAAGGCTCCAACATCCGTCCCGGTTCAAGCTAAAAAACCGACCCTCACAAAAGCTGAAAAAGTTAAGGCGGAAAGAGCAGCGAAGTTTGCAAAATTGAAAGCAGAGAAAGCAGCGAAAGCTGCAAAAAGAGCGGAAGCAGCGAAAGCAGCAGAAGCTGCAAAAAGAGCGGAAGCGGCTAAAAGTAATGAAGCGGAACAAGCAGCCCCTGAAAAAGATGAAGCTATAAGCCCTAAAAAAGTATTTATCAATATTTAG
- a CDS encoding prepilin-type N-terminal cleavage/methylation domain-containing protein has translation MKKFTLIEVLVVVAIIGILASLLLPSLKSSRDKARSAVCKSNLKQIGNAQYFYADDNEGNLMLKAGGNWWTDVMYNEGYLPINEAVMTCPSLPYPGDWLNDWNHNKIQMTYGGSMDRKWDPREGVTFHGVGTGSVSSIDIAQSEVNSASDFFLFADSVKEDDNGSSPTNGQLVQNLGFFWDDRDGVNCKGIHIRHNSKGNMWFVDGHVEAAGVGRLKELDHDKVTLEDGVTIVPLN, from the coding sequence ATGAAAAAATTCACTCTAATCGAAGTTTTAGTGGTGGTGGCCATTATAGGGATTTTAGCTTCTTTACTTTTGCCTTCTTTGAAAAGCTCTAGAGATAAGGCGCGTTCTGCCGTTTGCAAAAGCAACCTTAAGCAAATAGGCAATGCCCAGTATTTTTACGCCGATGACAATGAAGGTAATCTCATGCTAAAGGCAGGTGGAAATTGGTGGACTGATGTGATGTATAATGAAGGCTACTTACCCATAAACGAAGCTGTCATGACTTGTCCAAGCCTGCCTTACCCTGGCGATTGGCTAAATGATTGGAATCACAACAAAATTCAAATGACATATGGTGGTTCTATGGATCGTAAATGGGATCCGCGTGAAGGAGTGACTTTCCATGGTGTAGGTACCGGTTCAGTTTCAAGTATTGATATTGCTCAATCCGAAGTGAATTCAGCCAGTGACTTTTTTCTTTTTGCAGATTCTGTAAAAGAGGACGATAATGGCTCCAGCCCAACAAATGGCCAATTAGTGCAGAACTTGGGTTTTTTCTGGGATGATCGAGATGGTGTCAACTGTAAAGGCATTCATATTCGTCACAATTCAAAGGGAAACATGTGGTTTGTCGATGGCCATGTGGAAGCTGCCGGAGTAGGGCGTTTAAAAGAACTTGATCATGACAAGGTAACTCTAGAAGATGGTGTCACTATCGTCCCGCTTAATTAG
- a CDS encoding RNA polymerase sigma factor, translated as MALSNSEVAKIVEAILAGDKNQFRIIIHEYELMLRSYLATKLYKQDEVDDLAQETFITAFKKLEAFDTEMNMHSWLFGIAHNHLRNHFKTTKRRNNAMDNLREHIFVNIEDKLQEASQSLDSEQVGRLLHCINKLPDKLSKIVQTGLRGLRLDSLETELEMNRNAIYQARFRANDMLKKCIQSSTLEEGSL; from the coding sequence ATGGCTTTATCAAATAGTGAAGTAGCAAAGATAGTTGAAGCAATCTTAGCGGGTGATAAGAATCAGTTCCGCATTATTATTCATGAATATGAGCTCATGCTCAGGTCTTATTTGGCGACCAAGCTCTACAAGCAGGATGAAGTGGATGATCTCGCGCAGGAGACTTTTATAACGGCTTTCAAAAAGCTCGAGGCCTTTGATACTGAAATGAACATGCATTCTTGGCTCTTTGGTATTGCCCATAACCACCTTCGCAATCACTTCAAAACGACAAAGCGCCGCAATAATGCCATGGATAATTTACGTGAGCATATTTTTGTCAATATCGAAGATAAGCTTCAGGAGGCCTCTCAAAGCCTTGACAGTGAACAAGTGGGGCGTTTGCTTCACTGCATCAACAAGTTACCTGATAAGCTCAGTAAAATTGTGCAAACGGGTTTAAGGGGCCTTAGGCTCGACTCACTGGAAACAGAACTCGAGATGAATCGCAATGCCATATATCAAGCTCGATTTAGAGCCAATGATATGCTGAAGAAATGTATTCAAAGTTCCACTTTAGAAGAAGGATCTTTATAA